A DNA window from Zingiber officinale cultivar Zhangliang chromosome 3A, Zo_v1.1, whole genome shotgun sequence contains the following coding sequences:
- the LOC122050788 gene encoding uncharacterized protein LOC122050788, with product MMHAFTQGLMDGDFFHSLIRKPPRDYDHMLKKAIEYINVEEAQAARKKETPAESAAPAERRPQTIHQPPRGPRVEGMRPHQESRSHAVQHVEVERPMPRGKVWTPMFCPLHQSATHSTRDCRSLAPITKPRNYRRRSPSPNRHHNHQNVGRRIADSHPSTDVHTNQEATPEPPKSEPDRLLGRKKIEATPLEGKSTSSLEGQPAETPTEPARWSSVNIIFKRTFDQLQIDRAKLLPMTTPLFGFTGNEVQSVGQMKLAISLGEELLRRMWTTNFTVVDALSAYNVILDRLALSEFRAVVSTFYQKIKFPVEDQVGEVKDIEETFGTLRTYGVKLNSQKCLFRAKSGCFLGYIVTERGIEVNPSKVKALQDMSPPRNLKEAQRLTGRITALSRFISKTVDRSLPFFKILR from the exons atgatgcatgccttcacccaagggtTGATGGATGGCGACTTCTTTcactcgctcatcaggaagccgccacGTGATTATGACCATATGTTGAAAAAGGCGatcgaatacatcaacgtggaggaggcgCAAGCGGCCCGTAAAAAGGAAACACCAGCAGAGTCAGCAGCACCGGCCGAACGGAGGCCTCAAACCATTCATCAACCACCCAGAGGACCCAGGGTCGAGGGGATGAGGCCGCATCAGGAATCAAGGTCGCACGCTGTCCAACACGTGGAGGTCGAACGGCCTATGCCGAGAGGAAaagtatggactcccatgttttgtccACTTCATCAGTCGGCAACCCACAGCACCCGCGATTGTCGGAGTCTCGCTCCGATCACTAAGCCAAGGAACTATCGCCGCCGATCGCCTTCGCCTAACCGGCATCATAATCATCAGAACGTCGGTCGGAGAATAGCAGACAGTCACCCGAGCACCGACGTCCACACCAACCAAGAAGCAACCCCCGAGCCTCCCAAGAGCGAGCCAGACCgtctgctcgggaggaagaaaatagaagcaacaccgcTCGAGggaaaatcaacatcatcgctggaggGCCAACCAGcagagactccaaccgagcccgcaaGGT ggagctcggtcaacatcatcttcaagaggaCGTTCGACCAACTTCAGATCGACAGGGCTAAGCTGCTGCCTATGACAACGCCCCTGTTCGGATTCACTGGTAACGAGGTTCAGTCGGTCGGCCAGATGAAATTGGCCATTTCGCTCGGTGAAGAGCTGCTCAGAAGGATGTGGACCACTAACTTCACCGTAGTGGATGCGCTCTCGgcgtacaacgtcattttggaccGACTAGCCCTCAGTGAATTCCGGGCTGTCGTCTCAACattctatcagaagatcaagttccctgtcGAGGACCAAGTAGGAGAGGTCAAAG atatagaggaaaccttcGGGACGCTAAGGACATACGGGGTCAAGCTAAAttcccagaagtgtctgttcagaGCAAAAAGTGGGTGTTTCCTGGGgtacatcgtgaccgagcggggcatagaggtgaATCCCAGTAAAGTGAAAGCGCTGCAAGACATGTCTCCTCCTAGAAATCTGAAGGAAGCTCAACGCCTTACGGGACGAATAACCgcgctgtccagattcatctcgaagactgTCGACCGGAGCTTGCCCTTTTTCAAGATTTTGCGCTGA
- the LOC122052862 gene encoding epidermal growth factor receptor substrate 15-like 1: MAAMDLFDEYFKQADLDRDGRISGAEAVAFFQRSNLPKQVLAQVWMHADQNRTGFLGRTEFYNALKLVTVAQSGRQFTPEIVKSALYGPAAAKIPAPKISPVSSTLPPINSAAAQPAISTNTLHPPSNQFSSITPNAPQNPGFRPTQAPQNAVMNQQFFPTANSNFTRPPLASPIVASPQMQAGNLGLVRGSVAGPRPPSSSNSSLSTDWLTVKSSRPSVGVTSHPPIRGSIPTQTLDGFGLALSGATGVPSNAQIQSIQASSYITKPNDQNLPPSTPTQLKSLVASGKDLSSNTSFARDLFSATSQVKSDAQVNPSIIAPVASGPQSSIRPRQLDPTHIVQSVLPVGSQLQQTQLSVKQNQFDNLKTSPSLSAPNAAELANSALNQAWPKISQADIKKYTNVFVNVDKDRDGKITGEQARSLFLSWKLPREVLKQVWDLSDQDNDSMLSLREFCIALYLMERYREGHSLPPVLPNSVMYDETLLRAAGMPSAAGVPMWQPGLPQQGQPGHRPPIPTGVRSQMPNSIPSQAYSAGHLVQQNLATPGPNNNIVKNLGRDGHTTLNSDHETTNLDSKIQQSEKQILDSKEKLEFYRTKMQELVLYKSRCDNKLNEITERASVDKREVELLAKKYEEKYKQVGELASKMALDEVKYRDIQERKAELQSAITKMDQGGSVDGLLQVRVDRIQSDLESLEKALSERCKQHGVHVKATTTIDLPFGWESVPVEGADQWDEDWNKFEDEGFTVTKELTSAIVNSVVNGELKSPTIWSDKASTEDNSPIASSFSVDGKIEKLNGIHEHMNGSAYDNSEEGSTKSPTSSPGRSTFESPFNSTQFRVNEVSSYNNETHSDHADAESSISGEKYNDDPWTFDDTASAWKENDYEGGSKNTFFMSDFDSVKADSPSAGSVFEKEKRSSFFDDSVPSSPMFNSSSSAMFNDGRDGFNFNSFSRFDSFATHDSGSFPARENFSRFDSISSAQPETLARFDSISSNRDFGHRKGAFESFDDADPFGSTGPFKSSGGNSPRQGSVNWRAF; the protein is encoded by the exons ATGGCTGCAATGGACCTCTTCGACGAGTACTTCAAGCAGGCCGATTTGGATCGGGATGGGAGGATAAGCGGCGCGGAGGCTGTTGCGTTCTTTCAGCGATCCAATTTACCCAAACAAGTATTGGCTCAG GTGTGGATGCATGCTGATCAAAATCGAACTGGTTTCCTTGGTCGTACTGAATTCTATAATGCCCTGAAACTTGTGACGGTAGCACAAAGTGGTCGTCAATTCACACCTGAAATTGTGAAGTCAGCACTATATGGACCAGCTGCAGCCAAGATTCCTGCTCCAAAGATAAGTCCAGTGTCCTCAACCCTACCCCCGATAAATTCTGCAGCTGCACAACCTGCCATCTCAACCAATACTTTGCACCCACCTTCTAATCAATTTAGCAGCATAACACCAAATGCTCCTCAAAATCCTGGTTTCAGGCCAACGCAAGCACCTCAAAATGCAGTCATGAATCAACAATTCTTCCCCACAGCAAATAGCAATTTCACTAGGCCACCTCTAGCATCTCCTATTGTCGCTTCACCTCAAATGCAGgcaggcaatctaggattagtgAGAGGTAGTGTTGCAGGACCACGCCCACCAAGCTCAAGCAACTCAAGCTTATCCACTGATTGGCTCACTGTTAAATCAAGTAGACCTTCTGTTGGTGTGACATCTCACCCTCCTATTAGGGGAAGTATTCCCACTCAGACTCTGGATGGGTTTGGCTTAGCCCTTTCAGGTGCAACAGGAGTGCCTTCTAATGCACAGATACAATCAATACAAGCATCCTCATATATTACAAAACCTAATGATCAGAACTTACCACCATCTACACCCACACAGCTGAAGTCACTTGTTGCATCTGGAAAAGATTTATCTTCTAATACATCTTTTGCAAGGGATCTTTTTTCTGCAACTTCACAAGTGAAATCAGATGCTCAAGTTAATCCATCTATCATTGCCCCCGTGGCTTCTGGTCCTCAAAGTTCTATTAGGCCTCGTCAACTTGATCCTACTCATATTGTCCAGTCAGTTCTTCCTGTTGGAAGCCAGCTGCAACAAACTCAATTAAGTGTAAAGCAAAATCAGTTTGATAACCTGAAAACCAGTCCATCATTGTCTGCACCTAATGCAGCTGAACTTGCTAACTCTGCTTTAAATCAGGCATGGCCAAAGATAAGTCAAGCTGATATTAAGAAGTACACTAATGTATTTGTGAATGTTGACAAGGATAGAGATGGAAAAATTACAGGCGAACAGGCACGGAGCCTCTTCTTGAGTTGGAAACTCCCTAGAG AGGTCTTAAAGCAGGTCTGGGACTTATCTGACCAAGATAATGATAGCATGCTTTCTTTGAGAGAATTTTGCATTGCTCTTTATCTGATGGAAAGATACCGGGAGGGGCACTCTCTTCCACCTGTGCTTCCAAATTCTGTTATGTACGATGAAACACTACTGCGTGCTGCAGGTATGCCTTCAGCTGCGGGTGTTCCAATGTGGCAGCCAG GGTTACCACAGCAAGGACAACCTGGTCATCGTCCTCCGATACCAACTGGAGTAAGGTCACAAATGCCAAATTCTATCCCATCACAGGCTTATAGTGCGGGACACTTGGTGCAGCAAAACTTAGCAACACCAGGGCCAAACAATAACATTGTAAAAAATCTTGGGAGGGATGGACACACCACATTGAACTCAGATCATGAAACAACAAATTTGGACAGTAAA ATTCAACAATCAGAAAAGCAAATCCTTGATTCAAAAGAGAAGCTGGAGTTCTACCGTACCAAGATGCAGGAACTT GTTCTTTATAAGAGTAGATGTGATAATAAACTAAACGAGATCACAGAAAGAGCATCTGTTGATAAGCGAGAG gtTGAGTTGTTGGCCAAAAAGTATGAAGAGAAGTACAAGCAGGTTGGAGAATTAGCTTCAAAGATGGCATTAGATGAGGTCAAGTATCGTGACATTCAG GAAAGGAAGGCAGAATTGCAGAGTGCAATAACTAAGATGGACCAAGGTGGCAGTGTTGATGGTCTGCTTCAG GTTCGTGTTGATAGAATACAATCTGATCTTGAGAGTTTGGAGAAAGCTCTTAGTGAACGGTGCAAACAACATGGTGTTCATGTTAAAGCTACTACAACAATTGATCTTCCATTTG GTTGGGAATCTGTACCAGTGGAGGGGGCAGATCAATGGGATGAAGATTGGAACAAATTTGAGGATGAAG GGTTTACAGTCACAAAAGAACTTACTTCAGCAATTGTCAATAGTGTTGTTAATGGAGAGCTAAAATCCCCTACGATTTGGAGTGACAAAGCCTCTACTGAAGATAATTCTCCTATTGCATCTTCTTTCAGTGTTGATGGCAAGATTGAAAAGCTTAATGGTATCCATGAACACATGAATGGATCTGCCTATGATAACAGTGAGGAAGGATCAACAAAAAGCCCCACTAGTAGTCCTGGAAGAAGTACCTTTGAAAGTCCATTTAATTCCACACAATTCAGAGTAAATGAAGTTTCATCCTACAACAATGAAACTCATAG TGATCATGCTGATGCTGAGTCCTCTATTTCTGGAGAAAAATACAATGATGATCCATGGACCTTTGATGATACTGCTTCAGCCTGGAAG GAGAATGATTATGAGGGCGGTAGTAAGAATACTTTCTTCATGTCTGACTTTGATTCAGTAAAAGCAGACTCTCCAAGTGCTGGTAGCGTTTTTGAAAAAGAGAAGAGGAGCTCATTTTTTGACGATTCTGTTCCAAGTTCTCCAATGTTCAACTCTTCCTCATCAGCAATGTTTAATGATGGGCGAGATGGTTTCAACTTCAACAGTTTTAGCAGATTTGATTCTTTTGCTACACATGATAGTGGCTCTTTTCCTGCACGTGAGAACTTTTCTAGGTTTGACTCCATCAGCAGCGCACAGCCTGAAACTCTAGCACGGTTTGACTCAATCAGTAGCAATAGAGACTTTGGTCACAGAAAGGGGGCCTTTGAATCCTTTGATGATGCTGATCCTTTTGGTTCAACGGGACCTTTTAAATCTTCTGGGGGGAATTCTCCGAGACAAGGCTCTGTTAATTGGAGGGCTTTCTAG
- the LOC122054138 gene encoding uncharacterized protein LOC122054138, whose amino-acid sequence MDRPPLALSPRRLRPRRPPPGAFALSAHLPPATSKKRPPLSRSSVSLSSPPRPPQPPILEDLTSVIDVVKEHSAIGCDQVAAAVVSPSRAGPKSPLFERGRFYDLYSARRNERLKRKICELSEPAVAAAEDPGVAVELAKRRVAKKVESARKSLPDDFSARRMGTLRSSLRSSKEMKKAASTLAATDCSAAGVSRTGTRSLRRL is encoded by the exons ATGGATCGCCCGCCGCTCGCGCTCTCTCCCCGCCGCCTACGCCCACGCCGCCCTCCGCCGGGCGCCTTCGCCCTCTCCGCTCACCTCCCGCCAG CGACCTCTAAGAAACGGCCGCCCTTGAGTCGCTCCTCCGTGTCCCTTTCGTCCCCGCCCCGCCCCCCGCAACCTCCGATCTTGGAGGATCTGACCTCGGTTATTGACGTCGTGAAAGAACACTCCGCGATCGGCTGCGATCAAGTCGCCGCCGCAGTCGTGTCCCCCTCCCGCGCCGGCCCAAAGAGCCCCCTGTTCGAGCGCGGCCGCTTCTACGACCTCTACTCGGCCCGGCGGAATGAGCGGCTCAAGAGGAAGATCTGCGAGCTCTCGGAGCCGGCAGTGGCCGCAGCAGAGGACCCCGGCGTGGCTGTGGAGCTGGCCAAGAGGCGAGTCGCAAAAAAGGTTGAATCCGCAAGGAAATCGCTGCCGGATGACTTCTCCGCCAGACGAATGGGCACCCTGCGCTCCTCCTTGAGGAGcagcaaggagatgaagaaggcAGCCTCTACGCTGGCTGCTACTGACTGCTCTGCTGCGGGCGTGAGTAGAACCGGCACTCGATCGCTGCGAAGGTTGTGA
- the LOC122050789 gene encoding uncharacterized protein LOC122050789, with the protein MTPFHLVYGGEAIVPVEVGIESDRTEHYDENNAEWRRLELDLVDKTRAKAVVRLMAYRQRMKQNYNKRIIPRSFQVGDLIWKKVKPVGDVTKLGAPWVGPFKIVEKLRS; encoded by the coding sequence ATGACcccattccacttggtgtatggtggAGAGGCCATCGTCCCAGTGGAGGTCGGGATAGAATCCGATCGGACCGAACACTACGACGAGAACAATGCCGAGTGGAGGCGCTTGGAGCTGGACCTGGTGGACAAGACGCGAGCCAAGGCCGTCGTCCGGCTAATGGCGtatcgacaaagaatgaagcaaaattacaacaagCGGATAATTCCTAGATCTTTTCAGGTCGGCGACCtcatctggaagaaagtcaagccagttGGCGATGTCACTAAGCTGGGAGCTCCTTGGGTCGGGCCCTTCAAGATTGTAGAAAAGCTCCGGTCATGA